A part of Microbacterium atlanticum genomic DNA contains:
- a CDS encoding TasA family protein, with the protein MDTTTAPAAPTAAPVRSRKRILVPLAGLLVAAAITVGSGADFVANSVNTGNAYSSGTLTQQNSKANSAIFNLDNLKPGDTVNGKVTITNSGSLAAVLKLTESASNGFANKDNLKLTITTGATTVWSGTFGALTTAGPVALGQFAAGEAREYTFSVALAQTAGNEEQGKTATATYTWDATQTAATVTNQ; encoded by the coding sequence ATGGACACCACCACCGCCCCGGCCGCTCCGACCGCCGCGCCCGTTCGCTCGCGCAAGCGCATCCTCGTCCCGCTGGCCGGTCTGCTGGTCGCCGCGGCGATCACCGTGGGTTCGGGAGCGGACTTCGTCGCCAACTCGGTCAACACCGGCAACGCCTACAGCTCGGGCACGCTCACGCAGCAGAACTCCAAGGCGAACAGCGCCATCTTCAACCTCGACAACCTGAAGCCGGGTGACACCGTCAACGGCAAGGTCACGATCACGAACTCCGGGTCGCTGGCCGCCGTCCTCAAGCTCACCGAGAGCGCCAGCAACGGCTTCGCCAACAAGGACAACCTCAAGCTGACCATCACGACCGGTGCGACCACCGTCTGGAGCGGCACCTTCGGCGCCCTCACCACGGCCGGCCCGGTCGCCCTCGGCCAGTTCGCCGCCGGCGAGGCCCGCGAGTACACCTTCAGCGTCGCCCTCGCTCAGACCGCCGGCAACGAGGAGCAGGGCAAGACGGCCACCGCGACCTACACGTGGGACGCCACCCAGACCGCCGCGACGGTCACCAACCAGTAA
- a CDS encoding Ig-like domain-containing protein — translation MTRTALRNAVLAVLAAVLLVAGSPVGPALSSASFTAQTSNGANRVSAAADWTPPTVAVQQPAGALRDIATITAVAADEKSGIRNVVISVQAAGATTWTTLCTDTTSPYSCPWDTRTVADGAYDLRAVATDDAGYTSTSASVRATVGNAVGIVLAEPAEIVRGIVSLGATLHNPGTASYTVAFEYAPSGSTVWKSLCVTTTSPYTCAWATGGFKDDFYDLRATVTTGGATTVSNVVAEVLVDNGAPAVAMTDPGSPLRGTVTLAATASDAASGIARVVIQLSAGGTGWQDACTVTAPPYSCRYSTAALPGGNYSFRAVATDGAGNVSTSAVIGPRLVDNTVASVAMEDPGPFLTGTVPLTATANSTAGVASVAIQIAPSGTTTWSTVCAPTASPFGCSWNTRTVADGPYDFRAVLTDSAGKTTTSTVVAQRRVDNRAVRGADVQTANGGATAGRLDAGDTITFTYSTQMNPASIMPGWNGASTAVSLRLRDGNLLALGNAGDTVDVLTSNGSAPVNLGSVNLRADYVKNNKTSTFTATMTAATATVNGLPVTVVQITLGSLASGGALRTAPTTAAAAMAWTPSGAATDLGGTASSIATVTETGNLDREF, via the coding sequence ATGACCCGCACCGCCTTGCGCAACGCGGTGCTCGCCGTGCTCGCGGCCGTCCTCCTGGTCGCCGGCAGCCCCGTCGGACCCGCCCTCTCATCGGCCTCCTTCACGGCCCAGACGAGCAACGGCGCGAACCGGGTGAGCGCCGCCGCGGACTGGACGCCGCCGACGGTGGCGGTGCAGCAGCCCGCCGGCGCGCTCCGCGACATCGCGACGATCACCGCCGTCGCCGCCGATGAGAAGAGCGGGATCCGCAACGTCGTGATCTCTGTCCAGGCCGCCGGCGCCACGACGTGGACGACGCTGTGCACCGACACCACCAGCCCCTACAGCTGCCCGTGGGACACCCGGACGGTCGCCGACGGCGCCTACGACCTGCGGGCCGTCGCCACCGACGACGCGGGCTACACGAGCACGTCGGCAAGCGTCCGGGCGACGGTCGGCAATGCGGTGGGCATCGTCCTGGCCGAGCCTGCCGAGATCGTCCGTGGGATCGTGTCGCTCGGGGCGACGCTGCACAACCCCGGGACCGCGAGCTACACCGTGGCCTTCGAGTACGCCCCGTCGGGCAGCACCGTGTGGAAGTCGCTGTGCGTCACGACGACGTCGCCGTACACGTGCGCGTGGGCGACCGGCGGGTTCAAGGACGACTTCTACGACCTCCGCGCGACCGTCACGACGGGGGGAGCGACCACCGTGTCGAACGTCGTGGCCGAGGTGCTCGTCGACAACGGCGCGCCCGCGGTGGCGATGACCGACCCGGGCTCGCCGCTGCGCGGCACCGTGACGCTGGCCGCGACGGCGTCCGACGCCGCCTCGGGCATCGCCCGCGTCGTCATTCAGCTGTCGGCCGGCGGCACGGGGTGGCAGGACGCCTGCACGGTCACCGCGCCCCCCTACTCGTGCCGGTACTCCACAGCCGCACTGCCCGGGGGGAACTACTCGTTCCGCGCGGTCGCGACCGATGGCGCCGGAAACGTCTCGACGTCCGCCGTGATCGGCCCGCGCCTGGTCGACAACACCGTCGCATCCGTGGCGATGGAGGACCCGGGCCCCTTCCTCACCGGCACCGTGCCCCTCACCGCCACGGCGAACTCGACGGCCGGCGTCGCGAGCGTGGCGATACAGATCGCGCCGAGCGGCACGACCACGTGGAGCACGGTGTGCGCGCCGACGGCGTCGCCGTTTGGCTGCTCGTGGAACACGCGCACGGTCGCGGACGGCCCGTACGACTTCCGGGCCGTGCTCACCGACTCCGCCGGGAAGACGACCACCTCGACCGTCGTCGCGCAGCGGCGCGTCGACAACCGCGCGGTGCGCGGTGCGGACGTGCAGACCGCGAACGGCGGCGCGACGGCCGGCAGGCTGGATGCCGGCGACACGATCACCTTCACATACAGCACGCAGATGAACCCGGCGAGCATCATGCCCGGCTGGAACGGCGCGAGCACCGCCGTGTCGCTGCGGCTGCGCGACGGCAACCTGCTCGCTCTCGGAAACGCCGGCGACACCGTCGACGTGCTGACATCGAACGGCAGCGCCCCGGTGAACCTCGGCTCGGTCAACCTTCGCGCCGACTACGTCAAGAACAACAAGACCTCGACGTTCACGGCCACGATGACGGCCGCCACCGCGACCGTGAACGGCCTGCCGGTGACGGTTGTGCAGATCACCCTCGGGTCGCTGGCGAGCGGCGGCGCCCTCCGCACAGCGCCCACCACGGCAGCGGCCGCCATGGCGTGGACCCCGTCCGGCGCGGCAACCGACCTCGGCGGCACCGCCTCTTCGATCGCCACCGTCACCGAGACGGGCAACCTGGACCGGGAGTTCTGA
- a CDS encoding signal peptidase I, with translation MSAARTFQRVGSAAITVAAVVAAIIAALMFVPGLVGLDRYVITGGSMSGTFERGALVLERQVPVSELRTGDIITYLPPADSGITELVTHRIVSIEPSPDGSATRVFRTQGDANAGVDPWTFTLAGSVQPRVVGWVPLVGWIFIALSDAMIRMLAIGVPAAVIALLFLRDLVRGSSPRRGAVAAAAS, from the coding sequence ATGAGCGCCGCGAGGACGTTCCAGCGAGTGGGCAGCGCCGCGATCACGGTCGCCGCGGTCGTGGCCGCCATCATCGCGGCGCTCATGTTCGTGCCGGGCCTTGTGGGGCTGGACCGCTACGTCATCACGGGCGGCTCGATGTCGGGGACGTTCGAACGCGGGGCGCTCGTGCTGGAGCGCCAGGTGCCGGTGTCGGAGCTGCGCACCGGCGACATCATCACCTACCTCCCTCCCGCCGACTCGGGGATCACCGAGCTCGTCACCCATCGCATCGTCTCGATCGAGCCGAGCCCCGACGGCAGCGCGACCCGGGTCTTCCGCACCCAGGGCGACGCCAACGCGGGCGTCGATCCCTGGACCTTCACCCTCGCCGGCTCCGTGCAGCCCCGCGTCGTGGGCTGGGTGCCGCTCGTCGGGTGGATCTTCATCGCCCTGTCGGATGCGATGATCCGGATGCTGGCCATCGGCGTCCCCGCCGCGGTCATCGCCCTGCTCTTCCTGCGTGATCTGGTCCGCGGGAGCAGCCCGCGGCGCGGCGCGGTCGCCGCCGCCGCATCCTGA
- a CDS encoding IlvD/Edd family dehydratase gives MRSRVTLRSSQWYAGDDRNAYIHRAWMRRGLPDSAFTGRPQIAIVNTASDLTPCNAHLTEVAQSVRNGVYEAGGIPLELPAISLGETNVRPTAMLWRNLAAMATEELLRANPIDGAVLLGGCDKTIPALLMAAASVDLPAVVVPGGPMLTGHFRGEALGCGTDVWRLSEEVRAGTLSEAMFLRSESSMIRSKGHCNTMGTASTMALVAEALGVVVPGVAGTPAADARLLEAAHLTGARAVGLVAEDRRPSTFLTAGSFRNAIVALAAIGGSTNAVVHLLAIAGRLGIDLTIDDFDRIGADVPLLVNLQPAGRHLMEDLFRAGGFLAVMREVRDLLDPEALTITGRPFAAYLDDARIWDAEVITPREAPLQPHAGISVLRGTLAPGGALIKPAAASPHLLRHRGRAVVFDSIEDFHARVDDPDLDVDADSVLVLRGCGPKGYPGMPEVANMPLPKKLLERGIRDVVRICDGRMSGTAYGTVVLHVTPEAAAGGPLALVRSGDVISLDVRARRLDLEVPAEELAERMPSQATLDGYARPRRGWERLYVDHVLQADRGADLDFLVGASGSEVSRESH, from the coding sequence ATGAGGTCGAGGGTGACGCTTCGCAGTTCGCAGTGGTACGCGGGCGACGATCGCAACGCGTACATCCATCGCGCGTGGATGCGCCGCGGACTGCCGGATTCGGCGTTCACCGGGCGCCCGCAGATCGCGATCGTGAACACCGCCTCCGATCTCACGCCGTGCAACGCGCACTTGACCGAGGTCGCCCAGTCGGTGCGCAACGGCGTCTACGAGGCCGGCGGCATCCCGCTGGAGCTCCCGGCGATCTCGCTCGGCGAGACGAACGTGCGCCCCACGGCGATGCTGTGGCGCAACCTCGCGGCGATGGCGACCGAGGAGCTGCTGCGCGCGAATCCCATCGACGGCGCGGTGCTCCTCGGGGGGTGCGACAAGACGATTCCGGCGCTGCTCATGGCTGCGGCATCCGTCGATCTTCCGGCCGTGGTGGTGCCCGGAGGTCCGATGCTCACCGGCCACTTCCGCGGCGAAGCGCTCGGCTGCGGCACCGACGTCTGGCGGCTGAGCGAGGAGGTGCGCGCCGGCACGCTCAGCGAGGCGATGTTCCTGAGGTCCGAGTCGTCGATGATCCGCTCCAAGGGGCACTGCAACACGATGGGCACGGCCTCGACGATGGCGCTCGTCGCCGAGGCGCTGGGCGTGGTGGTGCCCGGCGTAGCCGGCACCCCGGCCGCCGACGCGCGCCTCCTGGAGGCGGCGCACCTGACCGGCGCACGGGCGGTGGGGCTGGTGGCGGAGGACCGCCGGCCGTCGACGTTCCTCACCGCGGGCAGCTTCCGCAATGCGATCGTGGCGCTCGCGGCGATCGGCGGCTCCACCAACGCCGTCGTGCACCTGCTGGCGATCGCGGGAAGGCTCGGCATCGACCTGACGATCGACGACTTCGACCGCATCGGCGCCGACGTGCCCCTGCTGGTCAACCTGCAGCCGGCCGGCCGGCACCTGATGGAGGACCTGTTCCGCGCGGGCGGATTCCTCGCCGTGATGCGCGAGGTGCGCGACCTGCTCGACCCCGAGGCGCTCACCATCACCGGGAGGCCGTTCGCAGCGTACCTCGACGACGCGCGCATCTGGGACGCCGAGGTCATCACCCCGCGCGAGGCGCCGCTTCAGCCGCACGCCGGGATCTCGGTGCTGCGCGGGACGCTGGCGCCGGGCGGCGCCCTCATCAAGCCGGCTGCGGCCTCCCCGCACCTCCTGCGGCACCGGGGCCGGGCCGTGGTCTTCGACTCCATCGAGGACTTCCACGCCCGTGTCGACGATCCGGACCTCGACGTCGACGCGGACTCCGTCCTGGTGCTGCGCGGCTGTGGCCCGAAGGGCTACCCGGGCATGCCGGAGGTGGCGAACATGCCGCTGCCGAAGAAGCTCCTGGAGCGAGGCATCCGCGATGTCGTCCGCATCTGCGACGGACGCATGTCGGGAACGGCATACGGCACCGTGGTGCTGCACGTGACGCCCGAGGCGGCCGCCGGCGGACCGCTCGCGCTGGTGCGATCGGGGGACGTCATCAGCCTCGACGTCCGCGCGCGCCGCCTCGACCTCGAGGTGCCCGCGGAGGAGCTCGCGGAGCGGATGCCGAGCCAGGCGACGCTCGACGGCTACGCTCGCCCTCGGCGGGGGTGGGAGCGCCTCTACGTCGACCATGTCCTGCAAGCTGACAGGGGCGCCGACCTGGACTTCCTCGTCGGCGCGTCCGGATCCGAGGTGTCACGTGAGTCCCATTGA
- a CDS encoding response regulator transcription factor: protein MSDDHGDTPVGSVAAGDNGLDSIDVVGQRILVVEDDDGIAVPLVRTLTREGYDVERVAEGATAVSRVIGDGYSLVVLDLGLPDMDGLDVCRRLREEGYAGGIIILTARDGELDRVVGLDVGADDYIAKPFALAELLARLRALLRRSAGVLGAGAPEKTAAAASAHALTVDTDARRVFAGDRELSLSTKEFDLLAQLDRTRGAVVTRERLMDEVWDENWFGSTKTLDVTIARLRQKLEESGADVRVTTIRGVGFRLDDGAADA, encoded by the coding sequence ATGAGCGACGACCACGGCGACACCCCCGTCGGGAGTGTCGCGGCCGGCGACAACGGCCTGGATAGCATCGACGTCGTGGGTCAGCGCATCCTGGTCGTGGAGGACGACGACGGCATCGCGGTGCCGCTCGTGCGCACCCTCACCCGTGAGGGCTACGACGTCGAGCGCGTGGCCGAGGGCGCGACGGCGGTGAGCCGCGTCATCGGCGACGGGTACTCGCTGGTGGTGCTCGACCTCGGACTGCCCGACATGGACGGCCTCGACGTCTGCCGTCGGCTGCGCGAAGAGGGCTACGCGGGCGGCATCATCATCCTCACCGCCCGGGACGGCGAGCTCGACCGCGTCGTCGGCCTGGACGTCGGCGCCGACGACTACATCGCCAAGCCCTTCGCGCTCGCGGAGCTCCTCGCGCGGCTGCGGGCGCTGCTGCGACGCAGCGCCGGCGTACTCGGCGCCGGGGCGCCCGAGAAGACGGCGGCCGCGGCATCCGCCCACGCGCTCACCGTCGACACCGACGCGCGCCGGGTGTTCGCCGGCGACCGCGAGCTCTCGCTGAGCACCAAGGAGTTCGATCTCCTAGCGCAGCTGGATCGCACCCGCGGCGCCGTGGTCACGCGCGAGCGCCTCATGGACGAGGTGTGGGACGAGAACTGGTTCGGCTCGACCAAGACCCTCGATGTGACGATCGCCCGCCTGCGGCAGAAGCTGGAGGAGTCCGGCGCGGACGTGCGCGTCACGACGATCCGGGGCGTGGGCTTCCGCCTCGACGACGGGGCGGCGGATGCGTGA
- a CDS encoding SMP-30/gluconolactonase/LRE family protein, with protein MSPIDPQAAYADVPSLGTAQPATELAHHLGEGPTWDPVRERLLWVDIMDGVVHEGRLGEDGRIDHVESFPFPDTAGAVAVAGDGAMVVAGTHRLQYRDADGRVESGRELFGGAGRRFNDGKPDPAGRFVGGTKGPGDELLLRIDEDERMTVFDDDLGMSNGLAWSRDGRRLFSIDTPARRIFVRDYDPATGEAGRRSVFVELPHGHPDGMTIDAEEHLWVAVFGGGVVLRIAPDGRIVARVEVPAPNTTCPAFAGPDLATLVITTATEGMDAEELAEFPLAGRLFTIRPGVAGLLPHLWAGR; from the coding sequence GTGAGTCCCATTGATCCCCAGGCGGCCTACGCCGACGTGCCGTCGCTCGGCACCGCGCAACCCGCCACCGAGCTTGCCCACCACCTCGGCGAGGGACCGACGTGGGACCCGGTGCGCGAGCGCCTGCTGTGGGTCGACATCATGGACGGCGTCGTGCACGAGGGGCGCCTCGGCGAGGACGGCCGCATCGACCACGTCGAGAGCTTCCCGTTCCCCGACACCGCCGGTGCGGTCGCTGTGGCCGGTGACGGAGCCATGGTGGTCGCCGGCACTCACCGGCTGCAGTACCGCGACGCCGACGGCCGGGTCGAGTCCGGGCGCGAGCTCTTCGGCGGCGCGGGTCGCCGCTTCAACGACGGCAAGCCCGATCCGGCGGGGCGGTTCGTCGGCGGCACCAAGGGCCCGGGCGACGAGCTCCTGCTGCGCATCGACGAGGACGAGCGGATGACGGTGTTCGACGACGACCTCGGCATGTCGAACGGCCTCGCATGGAGCCGTGACGGGCGGCGCCTCTTCAGCATCGACACCCCGGCGCGCCGCATCTTCGTGCGCGACTACGATCCCGCCACCGGCGAGGCGGGTCGCCGGAGCGTCTTCGTCGAGCTGCCGCACGGGCATCCCGACGGGATGACGATCGATGCCGAGGAGCACCTGTGGGTGGCGGTCTTCGGCGGCGGCGTCGTCCTGCGGATCGCCCCCGACGGGCGCATCGTCGCCCGCGTCGAGGTGCCCGCACCGAACACGACGTGCCCCGCCTTCGCGGGGCCGGACCTCGCGACCCTGGTGATCACCACGGCGACGGAAGGAATGGATGCCGAGGAGCTCGCCGAGTTTCCGCTCGCGGGGAGGCTCTTCACCATCCGCCCGGGGGTCGCCGGACTGCTCCCGCACCTGTGGGCAGGGCGATGA